Sequence from the Deinococcus malanensis genome:
AAGCGGCGCGGGTCGCGGTTGCCACTGGCATACAGCAGGGTCACCCGGTCGCCGGGCTGGAGGGACACACCAAAAAGCTGCGTCTCTTCCAGCGCGATCCGCTCGAACATGGGCAGGGGCGTGTCATAGCGCAGCAACTCCTCAATGGCGAGGCGGAACAGCGGCAGGCTGTCCTCCCGGGGTGCGGCGTCCACCAGGGCCTGCCAATGCTCCGGCTGGCGCAGCAATGCCAGGACGCCAGCCGACAGGCCGTTGACACTGGCCTCATGACCGGCGTTCAGCAGCAGAATGCAGGTATCGATCAGCTCCTGTTCGGTCAGCCGGTCGCCGCCTTCTTCAGCCTGAACCAGGGCGGTGATCAGGTCATCCTGGGGCTGGGCCCGGCGCTGGGCTGCGAGCTCGCGCAGCAGGGCGCTGAAGTCCAGTACAGCCTGCTCGGCCTCGGCCTGTGCCCGGGGGGACACTCCAGGTTCGTATAGCTTCACGATGGCGGCCGACCAGGGCCGCAGATGGCCGCGGGCCTCCTCCGGCACACCCAGCAATTCGGCAATCACGGTCACGGGCAGGGGCTCGGCGTAGCGCTCCACCAGATCAAAGGAGCCCGCGCCGTGCAGGCCTGCAAGCTGAGCACCCAGAATATCCTCGATACGGCCCTGCAGACGTTCGACCCGGCGTGGCGTGAAAGCCAGCTGCACCAGCGAGCGCAGGCGGGTGTGCTTGGGCGGCTCGCTATCCAGCATGTGGTTGTTGTTGAAAGCGTCGAAATTGGCCTGACGCGGGTCGGCCGGGGGCCAGCCCAGTTCGTCGCGGGAATAGCGGTGCAGGGCGCTACGTCCGAATCTGCGGTCACGCAGGAGGGCACTGATGTCGGCGTGGCGGGTCAGCACCACTCGCCCCATACGCGGGTCATAAAAGACGGGCGCCGACTCACGCAGATCGCTCAGCAGTCCATAGGGATTGCGGATGAAGGCCGGGTCTTCCAGGGGTAAGGAGACCTCAGGCAGCCCGGCAACCTGACTCCTCACAGGAACTGCTGGCTTTTGACCCGGACCCCATCGGGCGTGGCGTCTTCAGCCGGTGCATCGGGATCGGTCTCCGACGGGTCCTGCCCCGTGTCACCCGGTTCGCGGTTCTGCGAGGCCAGTTGAGGCCGTTCCGCCATCCCTGGTGGGAGCATGGCGGCGTTCATCATGCGGGTCAATTCGCCGGGGCGTACGCCGGACGGCACCGGTCCATCTGGAAGCGGGGAGGGCGGCAGGGCGTCACTGGGCAGCAGCGCGCCTTCCGGCAGAACATGCTGGGTGGAAAGCTCGGTAAAAGAGGCCATCAGCGCGCGGTAGCCGCTGAGGAAATGGGCATATTCCTGTCGGGCCGCGGTGAGGCGACTGGTCAGTTCGGCATGACGCTCCAGGTAGGTGCGTTCCAGCGAGGCGAGGCGCTCGGCCTGAATGCGCTCACGTTCCAGAACCAGCTGGTGGTGCTGCGTTTCGAGTTCAGCGAAGCGGGTGCGGAACGCCCCCTCCAGGGCAGCCATGCGCGCGCCGTACTGCGCCTCGAGTTCCACATTGCGGGCCTCGGCTTCGCGTAGCAGGCTCTCGCGCTGGGTCGTGGCCTGAGCCACCAGTAGGTCGCTTTCCCGCACTGCGTTCTCGCGCAATTCGTGACCGATGCGCTCAGCCGCCACCACCGCGCGGCGGATTTCGTCTTCAGCCTGACGCTGCTCTTCTATCTGACGTTCGAGTTCCTGCAGGTACTCGCTCTGGGTGTGCTGGGTCTGCAGCATGTCCTCGAGCTGATCGGCAATCTGGGTCAGAAACGCCCGCACGCTGCCGCGGTCATAGCCGCCCAGCCGGGAGGGGAAATCCTGATGACGGATATCGAGGGGGGTAAGTTTCATGTAAACAGACTCCTTCCCACCCGGACCAGGGTGGACCCGGCTTCCACGGCCAGGGGATAATCGCCGCTCATGCCCATGCTGAGTTCACTCAGACCCAGGTCATGCGCGCGGCGCGCCGTGTCCTCGAACACCCGGCGGACCTGCGCTTCATCGCCTTCGGGTGCCATGACCATCAGCCCACGGACCATGAGACCGGTTTCACGGGCCCGGGTATAAAACCCGGTCAGCTGATCCGGGTCCACGCCATGTTTCTGCACCTCGCCATTGTGCACCTGAATCAGTACGTCCGGGGCCCGTCCCCAGCCCTGCGCTGCCTGAGCAATAGCCTCGGCCTGCCAGACTTCCTCCAGGCTATGCACCAGTGTCACAGGCCGCAGATACTTGACCTTGTTGCGCTGTAACGGGCCCAGGTAATGCCATTCCAGGTCCGGACGTGCCGCTGCCTTGTCACGCAACTCCTGCGCCCGGCCCTCGCCAAGAGGGAAGGTGCCGTACTTCAGGACGAACTGCTCGATGCTGGGAAAGTCCTGCCCCTTGGTGACCGCCACCAGTCGGGCACTTCCTGCCTCGCGGCCCGACGCGGCCTCAGCCTCCCGGATGGCCGCGAGCACCGCTGGCAGGCTCACAGAACCCCGCCCGTGACATCATGCATGCATAAGGAAAACACGGGCTATTCTCACCCACTGGCTGCCTCCGGCTCAACCCAGTGAGCAAACCCCCACCGGTGGGCACCAAAGCCGACAGAACAGCGCAGCAAACCTTCACCCTTCTCAGAGATGAAGCGGCAAGTGTGAGCAGAGCGTTTGCCGCGTTTCGCCCGGGCTCTCAAATGCCCGGGCCAGTTCAGGAACGATGAGGCTACTCTAGGAGAAGAATGCGACACCCCATGACTCTTGCCGTGACCGTCCTGATGGCTGCGCCTGCCGTGGCACAGACGGCCGGGACTGTGCAGGACATCACCATCGTCGGTACCAGCGAGCTGCTCGCCAATTTTCTGCGGGCCACCCTGACCGTTCAGCAGGGCGCACCGCTGTCCAGTGTCAACGTGCGGCAGGTCGAGCAGGAAGTAATTGCCAGTGGATATTTCAAGACGGCCGTGGCCGAACTGCGGACCGTGGGCGGCCGGGACACCCTGGTCGTGACCGTCACGCCCAACCCCACCATTTCCAGGGTCGATGCCACCGGGCTGACCTTCCTGCCAGCAGAAGGCTTCAAGAAATCAATTGGTGAACTGCTCAACGTTGCGCCGGGCGCCACGCTGAACACTCAGCGAATCGAGCAGGCCAAGGAAGCTCTGGCTCAGAACTACCAGAGCGAGGGCTACCCGTTCCAGCCCAGCATCAGCAGCGAGGTCAAGACCAACGCCGACGGCAGTGTCACCGTGAACTTCGTGGTCGATGAGGCCGCCAAGATCAGCCGTGTAGAGGTCAGCGGCGTGACCCTGCTGCCGCAGAGCACTGTTACCGGCATTTTCAAACCGCTCTATGACGCCAAGCGCTTCACCCCTGAAACCTTCTTCCAGGCTGTCGAAGGGCTGCAGCAGGCCTACACTGCGGCCGGAATCCTGCAGGCCGGGGTGGACAGCCGCAACACCACCCTGGAAAACGGCGTCCTGAAGGTCGCCGTGATCGAAGGCAAGGTCGCCGACCTCGACCTCAGCGACCTCGGCAACCCCCAGGTGACACTGCAGACCCAGCTGGGTCAACCCCTGAACCTCGAGCGCCTGCGTGCCGACGTGCGCGCGCTGTCCAACCAGACCGGCAAGCCGGTGGGCTTCGCGATTCAGCCCAACCCTCAGGATCCGTCTCAGGTCACGGTGATGTTCGGTGCCGCTGATATTGCCACGGGTCCAGTGCGCAGCATCAGCGTGCGCGGCAACACCCTGGTGCCGAGCGCGACGCTGCTCGCGGCCGTCAAGACGAAGGTCGGGGACACTTACAGCCCGCAGCTGGCGCAGGACGACTTCCTGGCCCTGCGCGACGCGTACCGCAAGGCCGGCTACGAGATCAGCACCCGCGATGCCATCACCTTCCAGGAAGGCGCCCTGACCTTCAATGTCCGCGAGGTCAAGCTGGTCGGCTATGAGCTGCAGTGGCAGGGCAAGCACTCCACCCGCGACCGCGTGATTCTGCGTGAGCTGCCGGCGCCGGGCACCGCCTACAACCAGAAGACCATCCAGGAGGCGCTGGGGCGGATCAGCCGCCTGGGCTTCGTGCGTCCCGTGGGAGCCACGGTCAAGAGCGACCCTCAGAACCCCGAGAACGTCACATACGTACTGACCCTGACCGAGACCGCCAACGGTATCCCGGTCAACCTGGCCCTGTCCTACGACAGCCTGGCCGGTGGCCTGGGCGGCGAGGCCGGCTACAGCAACCCCAACGTGTTTGGTCTGGGCCACAACTTCAGCCTCAACGCCGGGGTACAGCAGAACGAAGCGCGGCAGAACTTCGTGGGCAATGCCAGCTACACCATTCCCTGGCTGGACCTGGACTTCCTGGACTTCCGCCGGACCCCCACCAGCCTGAGCTTCAACGTGGGCAGCAACGTCGCCGGGAACAATCCGGTGGTGCAGCCCGGCAACACCACCGATGCCGACAAGACCAACGACAGGGGCACCGACACCGGCTACGACTACACGGTGCGGACCACCGGCTTCAGTGTCAATGCCGGGCGCAACCTCTCGCAGTACCTGCGGGCCAATGTGGGCGTGGGCGTATCGCAGCGCACCTACTTCCTGGAGCCGGTGCAGAAGGCCGACAAGCCCGCCGAGGGCGTGACCCCCGAGGCCGCCGCTGCGCTGGTGCCCGACCGGTCGCTGACCACCAATCTGACGGGCGGCCTCAACTACGACAGCTCCGACAACGCGGAATTCCCTACCCGCGGCGTGCGTGCTGGCCTGAGTGCCACCTATTCCTTCGGCCGCAGCGGTGAGACCCCTCTGGGCTGGACCGACGTGCAGAGTGGCGCCAGCACCTACTACGGCTTTGGCCGCATCATGGAGAAATCTGGGGGCGCGACCAGCCGTCAGCAGGTCTTCGCCGTGCGTGCCAACGCCGGCACCACCTTCGGCAACTACCCCGAGGGCACCGGCTACTCGGTCGGCGGTGGCAGCAGCCCGGTGGCCGCCCGTCAGATCCGCGGCCTGGCAGACGGTGAACTGTTCGGCACGAACTACTTCACTACCAGCGCCGAGTACCGCTATGACTTCGGCCTGAACGCCGGGATTGCCCAGGGCCTTTACGGCGTCGTGTTTGCCGACGCTGGCAGTGCCTGGGGAACCACCAACAACCCCAACTTCGACCTGAAGTACGGCATCGGGGCCGGCGTGCAGCTTGACCTGGGCTTCGGCGGCGCGCGCCTGCCCAGCCTGCGCTTCGACTACGGCTTCAGCCCCCAGAACGGCAGCGGCAAGTTCTACTTCCGCCTGGGCAACTTCTGGTAACCACCTGACCTGAAGGGTGACAGTGTGCGGCGCGCCTTCCTGCGGGAGGGCGCGCCCGCTTTGCTGTGGTGTCCGGGCTGTGGAAAGGGCCGCCCGAGGTCCGCATGACTGCTGTGGATGTCAGGAGCCGCGCTAGCATGCCCGGATGACTGCCTCTGCCTGCCACTGCCCTTCTGGAGGCCCCCTATGGAAGGACTGATGCTGGCACGGGTCCTGCGTGACCTGCAGCCTCACCTGCCGGCCCGCACCCTGGGCTGGGCCTTTCCGGACGAAACGACGGCCGCGCTATTGATCGAGGGACTGGGCAATCTGGTGCTGTCCTACCGTCCTCCGCAGCCGGTGCTCTTCGTCTCCCGCGAGCGCCTGCGGGGCGATGCGCGTAGCCCCTTTCAGCGCTATCTGGCCGCGCGGGTCCGGGGGGACCTTTCGGCGGCAGGCCAGCTCAAGCTCGACCGGGTGGTGGCGCTGCACTTTGCAGGCGAGACCGGCTTTGTGGATCAGGCACCTACCCGGATCGTGTTCGAGGTGACCGGCCGCAACGCCAACGTTCTGGTCCTTGAAGATGGCGAGGGATTCAGCGGGCGCATCGTCATGGCCGCGCGCGAGATTACCGGCAGCCGCAACCGCTTCCGCACCATCCGCACAGGAGGTCAGTACAGTCCACCGCCGCCTTACGACAAGCTCGACCCGCGCACCATGAGCGACACCGAGGCTCAGGCACTTTCGGGCCTGCCACTGGGCCGTTGGCGCGAGAAGGTGGACGGACTGGGGCCGCTGCTGAGTGCCGAGCTGGCCCGGCGGGCCGGACTGCCCTTCTCCAGCCCACCGGGCGACGCCTGGCCCCAGGCGCTGGCGGCCCTGCGTGACGTGGTGGCCGATCCCACCGTCAGCGAAGGGGTCATGCACGGCGGCGCCCGCGAGGCTGCGCGCACCGAGAAAGCGGCGGCGCTGCGCAAGGCCCTGCGTGAACCTCTGGAAAAGCGGGTGACGCTGCTGACCAACCAGCTCAGTGACGTGACGCGCGCCGAGGAAGGTCTGGAGGCTGCGGTACAGGACCGGGAGGAGGCAGATCTGCTGATGGCCTACGCCCACACCATCGAAACCGGCAGCCATGTGGCGGTCCTGCCCGCCTTCGATGGCAGCGGGGAGCGGCCTGTCAGCCTGGAACCGCAGCTGAGCGCCATCCAGAACGCCGAGAAGCGCTACACCCGGGCGCGGCGCCGTGAGGAGGTCTACGAGCGTCTGGCTGAGCGTGAGCCGGTGCTGCGTGCCGAACTGGACGAGGCCCGCGCCCGCGTGTATCAGCTGGAGCAGGCAGAACTGGAAACCCTGGAAGCGCTTGGAGCCCAGCTGCAACAGGAGCGCCCGGAAAAAAGCCAGTACGGGGCGCGTTTCACGACTCCCGGCGGCTTCGAGGTGCTGGTGGGCCGCAACAACAAGGAGAACGCCACCCTGACGCACCGGGTAGGCCGCTCACTGGACTACTGGTTTCATACCCAAGGATACCCGGGGAGTCACGTGCTGGTACGCACGGGGGGGCGTGAACTGCCTCTTCCGGACATTCTGTATGCCGCGCAGCTGGCCGCCGCTCACAGCAAGGCGCGTGGCAGCACCAACGTGGCCGTGGATTACACCCGCATCAAGTACGTCTGGCGTCCCAAAGGAGCACCGGCCGGTCAGGTCCACTACACCGACCAGAAGACCGTCTGGGTGGACGGGGTGGCACCGGAAGCCTGAACAGCTGCTCTGTCCCTTCCTGGCGAAACCTTGAACGCATCTGCAAGACAGCGCCCCGCGGGCAGGTACAATGCTGCGTTGTGGAACGCATCATGTTCAGGGCCAAGATTCATCGCGCAACCGTGACCCAAGCGGACCTGGATTACGTCGGCAGCGTGACCATCGACCAGGACCTGCTGGATGCCGCTGACATCCTGGTAAACGAGAAGGTCGATATCTGGAACATCACCAACGGCAACCGCCTGCATACCTATGCGCTGAGCGGTCCGCGCGGCAGCGGGGTGATCGGCATCAACGGGGCGGCGGCTCACCTGATGCGGCCAGGGGACATGGTGATTATTGCGGCGTTCGGAAACTTTACCGAGGAAGAGGCCCGCGTCCTGGAGCCCAAAGTGGTTCTGGTTGACGCCAGAAACCGCCTGCTGGAACTGCAGCCCGCCTGAAGGCAGAAGGCCTGACCTGCGACCTGCTCTGAACGCCGCCAAAGACCGTCCCACCCGGTGGCGGGGGACGACAAGCGCCGTCCCGGCTGCTACCATCAGGGAATGTGGCAACGCTCACCCTGGCCCTCCAGCCTGACGCTGGTAGGGGCAGGCCTTCTGGCGGCAGGGACCCTGACGCGCAGCACGCCGCTGATGGCTGGCGCCGCCCTGGTGATGGCGCTGTCGGCACCGGTGGAGGTGCCGGTCAAGCGTCTGGCGGTGCTGGCGGCCTATCCGGCGGCCTTTGTCCTGACCCTGATGTGGCCTGGGACAGACCTGGGGGCAATGGACGTGCTGGGCGCCCTGCTGGTCAGTGGTGGAGTAGGTACCCTGGTGGTGCGCCGGCAGCAGGCGGTGCAGGACGAGCACTGGCAGCAGCGGGTCGTGACGGCCCTGCACCAGGGCAGCCAGCATCTTTCCGAGGCCCGGGATTCGCGGGGCATGATCCGTGCTGGGCTGGACACACTTGACGCCCTGAAGATCGCGCCTCATCTGGCGTTTGTTGCCTACCGGGGCGGCACCCCGATGATTCTGGCGGGGCGGGGTGCCTACCGCGCGGTGGTGGATACGCCGATTCATCCGTCAGACGCAGAGACGGCCAGCCACAGTGTGCAGACTGATCACCTTGTGGCCGAGCAGGCGCTGGCCCTGCTGCCGCCCGAGGACCGGCGGCACACCCACATGGCGCCGGTCTACGGGCACGCCGGGGTGCACCTTGGCATCCTGCTGCTCAGCCGCTCGGAAGACCTGCCATTCACCCCGGAAGAACACAACGCCGTACAGGCGTTCGCCCGGCTGCTCGGTGGACAGCTTGGGCAGTGGCAGGCCATCTGCGACCTGCGCGAGGCCAACGATCAGACGCTACGGGCCCTGGGAGCCGCCCTGGAGCACCGGGACGACAACACGGGCGGTCATACCGGCCGGGTCGTGGGGCTGTCCATCCGGCTGGCCCGGCACCTGGGCTGGAACGAACGCCAGATACACGCGCTGCGCTGCGGCGCTTATCTGCATGACCTGGGAAAGATCGCCATCCCCGACCACATCCTGCACAAAGCCGGTCCTCTGAACGAGGAGGAAAGGCGGATCATCCAGACCCACGCGGCCCGCGGTCACGACATGCTTCAGGACCTGCAGTTTCTGCCGGCTGAGACCCTGGATCTGGTGCGCTATCACCACGAGCGCTGGGACGGACACGGCTATCCGGCGGGGTTGCGAGGCCATCAGATTCCCGAGGTGGCGCGGCTGTTCAGCATCATTGACGTGTACGACGCCCTGACACATGCCCGGCCCTACAAGGCGGCGTGGTCCCGCGCCCGGGCGGCGCAGGAACTCCGGCAACAGGCGGGCCGGCAGTTTGACCCTGCCTATGTCGAGGCTTTTCTGGAACTGATCGTGGAGCGCGACGAGGCTCAGCTGGTCAGCTGACCCGCTCCACAGAACCTCCGAAGTTCAGGGGCTCAGGGCCTGCAGATCTGCACGGGTCGGCGCGTAGGCGCCGGCGCGCGCACAGGCCGCCGCTGCCGTGCGCAGGGCGAACTGCAGGTGCTCGGTCCACAGGGCCTGGGGGCGGTCCGTGGCACTGACCAGCAGTCCGGCACACAGCGCGTCTCCTGCGCCGACGGTATCGACCACCGTCACCCTGACGGCCGCGACATCGGCCCGGCCAGCCGAGTGGTAGAGGGTAGCCCCTGCGCCGCCGCGGGTAATCACGATGGGACAGCGGGCGTTCATGCCACGCAGGTCACGCAGGGCGTCGGCCTCGCTGAGGCCCGGGAAGAAAAACCGCAGGTCCTCGTCGCTCAGTTTGATCAGGCTGGCCTGACGGGCCACCCGCGCGAAGACCGCCGGGTAGTCCGGATGCCGATGGGTGATGCGGGCATTCGGGTCGAAACTGATCCTGACCCCAGCCGAAGCGGCCCGGTCCATCAGGGTCAGCAGGGTATCGGCCAGGGGCCAGCGGCTCAGGCTGATTCCGCCCAGATGCAGCCAGCGCGCGTGGGTCAGCCAGCCTTCAGGCAGTGCCGCCGGGTCGAACTGCAGGTCAGCGCTGTTTTCACCCAGGAAGCGGTAGGCCGGTGGCTGGATGCTGTACACCACCGCCATCAGGGTCGGGGCGTCCACGCGCTGAAGGAAGCGCAGGTCGAGCCCGGACTCCACGCTGGACGCCTGAAGGTCATCCCCGAAGTTGTCCAGGCCGATGGCACCGGCAAACGCACTGGGAATTCCTAGCCGGGCACAGGCACGGGCCACGTTCCAGCCCGCTCCACCCGGGTGGGCGGTCCAGTTCTGGCCACCGGCGGTCACCAGATCGGTAAGGGCCTCTCCGGCGCTGACGATGAGTGGCCATGTCATGGTGGCATGCATGGTAGCGCCTGCTGTGGCTGTGCCCACCTCAGCCGGCGCTGCCCGTCTGGACCGTCAGGTCATACAGCGAGACCGCCCAGCTCTTGACGACGCGGTCTGCCACGTGCCGGAAGCCGAAGGTCTCGTACACGGCGCGCAGTCTGGGCCTTTGGGTCGCGGTATCCAGCCGCAGATGGGGTCGCCCGCGCAGGGCGGCCTGCTGTGCGGCGTGTTGTAGCAGCGTCTGTGCCAGTCCCTGGCCCTGGACTTCAGGATGCACTGCCAGCTTATGCAGGTACAGGGCTTCTCCTGCCGGAGCTTCAGGCCAGAACAGGGGGTCGTCTTCAAGAAGCACATAACAGCCGACTGGCCGGTCTGACTGCCAGGCCACGTGCCATCCGTGCTCCGGGTAGTACCGGCCCAGCCGGTCGGGTGTCAGGCTCGCGGGGGGCCAGAGTTCCTCGCCGCGCTCAACGCGGTCCAGTGCGCTGGCCATCAGGACACTGGAGGCGGCCTGCACGTCGCCACGGGTGTAGGTCAGCAGAGGTGGAGACAGAAGCATAGCCCCAGTCTGACTCAGGTGCCCAGTTGCGGGGCGGGTTCGATGCCCGTCGCATAGATCTCGGCGCCGCGCAGTTCCAGGCGCACCCGGGGCAGCGGGCCGTTGGCCTTGCCGAAAACCGCAGCCCCCGCCCGCAGAGGGTCAAACACGCTGTAATGGCAGCGGCAGCCCAACTGCGGATGCTGTTCACCGCGAGGGGGCCGGTAATTGAAGGCAAAGGCCAGCACTTCAGGGTCCCGTACCAGATTCACGGCGCAGCCCAGATGGGTACACACCCGCGAGAAGGCCACCAGATGTGTGGCCTCTGACACCTGCAGCCCACCCGGGACCGCCTGTGGTACCCGCAGCAGCGTGCAGGGACGCCCGGCGTAGGTGAAGTTCACCTCGGCCCAGTCCCGGGGTAGTGCCGCCAGTGCCGCGGCGCGCATGGCTGGCCCTGGCTGAAAACCGGGTTCACCGGCGCCGCGTTTGCCCAGCGTGACCCGGGAGGCGTACCAGCCCATAAATCCAAAGGCCCCGGCTGTGCCCGCCACCGGCAGCACCCACCAGCGTTCCAGCAGGGCCCGCCGGGTCAGCCGCTTTGCACCGGTGGGGGTGTGAGGTGCCGGGTGGTCCGGCAGGATTACTCACCTTCCTTCTGCCAGCGCTGCATCAGGTCCAGCAGGCCGTTCAGCTGCGAGGCACTCAGGTCGGGGAACGCCGGCATGGCGCCGCGTCCCTGCACGGTGATCTGGCGCAACTGCTCGCGGCTGAGTGTGCTGGCCCGCAGGCTAGGGCCCAGGCCCCCGGCTCCGGTAGGTCCATGACATGAGGCGCAACTGGCCGCGTAGGTACGCAACGTGGGGTCTTTTGTGTTCTGCCGCGCACGGATGGCGGTAATCATCTCGTCGGCGTCTCGGCCCTTGGGATCCAGGGTGCGGTAGCGCTCCAGTGCGGCCAGAGCGTCGTTGTCCTGGCCGAAGCGCGCGAAGGCAAAGCCCAGCAGCAGGTGCGATTCTGCTTCCTCGGGGGCCAACTGGGCGGCCGTCCGGATCAGCAGCGCGGCTTGATTGGCTTCGTCGGGACTGAGTTCGCGTCCGGTACGCTCACCCCCGGTCAGCAACAGGATGCCCAGCCTCCGAAGCGCCTCCGGCTGACGCGGATTCAGCTTCAGGGCGTTGCCGTAGGCGGCCAGAGCCTGGTCATAGGTACCGGAATCGAAAGCCGCCTTTCCCCAGGCCATGTATGCACTGGCGTCCTGGGTACGTTCGGCTTCAGCTTTCAGCCGGGGCAGATTCAGGACTGCCAGCACGTCCTGGGCTTCACCCGCGTCCAGCGACTTGAGCTGCCAGCGGGGAACGAAAGTCACCGCGCCCGCCACCGTGAGCAGCGCTGCCAGGGCCACACCGGTCAGCGCCATCCGGCGAGTCCTCCCAGCGTGTGACCGGGGAGCCGGAGGCAGATTGTCCAGCTCACGCAGCGTCAGTGCCGCACGCCGTTCCAGATCCGGACGCCGGGCTTCGTCCGTCAGGTTGCCCAGTTCGCTGTACAGCCGGTCACGCTCGGCTTCCAGCGCGGCGCGGGGCACCGCATCAGGGTCCGGCGCCGTGCTGCCCCGCAGCGGCGAGA
This genomic interval carries:
- a CDS encoding cytochrome P450, encoding MEDPAFIRNPYGLLSDLRESAPVFYDPRMGRVVLTRHADISALLRDRRFGRSALHRYSRDELGWPPADPRQANFDAFNNNHMLDSEPPKHTRLRSLVQLAFTPRRVERLQGRIEDILGAQLAGLHGAGSFDLVERYAEPLPVTVIAELLGVPEEARGHLRPWSAAIVKLYEPGVSPRAQAEAEQAVLDFSALLRELAAQRRAQPQDDLITALVQAEEGGDRLTEQELIDTCILLLNAGHEASVNGLSAGVLALLRQPEHWQALVDAAPREDSLPLFRLAIEELLRYDTPLPMFERIALEETQLFGVSLQPGDRVTLLYASGNRDPRRFERPDELLLSRDPNPHLTFGLGIHYCLGAPLARLELALSLRALCRAMPDLRLQEAGAAAQYTGGFVIRGLARLDVQSG
- a CDS encoding DivIVA domain-containing protein, whose amino-acid sequence is MKLTPLDIRHQDFPSRLGGYDRGSVRAFLTQIADQLEDMLQTQHTQSEYLQELERQIEEQRQAEDEIRRAVVAAERIGHELRENAVRESDLLVAQATTQRESLLREAEARNVELEAQYGARMAALEGAFRTRFAELETQHHQLVLERERIQAERLASLERTYLERHAELTSRLTAARQEYAHFLSGYRALMASFTELSTQHVLPEGALLPSDALPPSPLPDGPVPSGVRPGELTRMMNAAMLPPGMAERPQLASQNREPGDTGQDPSETDPDAPAEDATPDGVRVKSQQFL
- a CDS encoding YggS family pyridoxal phosphate enzyme — encoded protein: MSLPAVLAAIREAEAASGREAGSARLVAVTKGQDFPSIEQFVLKYGTFPLGEGRAQELRDKAAARPDLEWHYLGPLQRNKVKYLRPVTLVHSLEEVWQAEAIAQAAQGWGRAPDVLIQVHNGEVQKHGVDPDQLTGFYTRARETGLMVRGLMVMAPEGDEAQVRRVFEDTARRAHDLGLSELSMGMSGDYPLAVEAGSTLVRVGRSLFT
- a CDS encoding BamA/OMP85 family outer membrane protein yields the protein MTLAVTVLMAAPAVAQTAGTVQDITIVGTSELLANFLRATLTVQQGAPLSSVNVRQVEQEVIASGYFKTAVAELRTVGGRDTLVVTVTPNPTISRVDATGLTFLPAEGFKKSIGELLNVAPGATLNTQRIEQAKEALAQNYQSEGYPFQPSISSEVKTNADGSVTVNFVVDEAAKISRVEVSGVTLLPQSTVTGIFKPLYDAKRFTPETFFQAVEGLQQAYTAAGILQAGVDSRNTTLENGVLKVAVIEGKVADLDLSDLGNPQVTLQTQLGQPLNLERLRADVRALSNQTGKPVGFAIQPNPQDPSQVTVMFGAADIATGPVRSISVRGNTLVPSATLLAAVKTKVGDTYSPQLAQDDFLALRDAYRKAGYEISTRDAITFQEGALTFNVREVKLVGYELQWQGKHSTRDRVILRELPAPGTAYNQKTIQEALGRISRLGFVRPVGATVKSDPQNPENVTYVLTLTETANGIPVNLALSYDSLAGGLGGEAGYSNPNVFGLGHNFSLNAGVQQNEARQNFVGNASYTIPWLDLDFLDFRRTPTSLSFNVGSNVAGNNPVVQPGNTTDADKTNDRGTDTGYDYTVRTTGFSVNAGRNLSQYLRANVGVGVSQRTYFLEPVQKADKPAEGVTPEAAAALVPDRSLTTNLTGGLNYDSSDNAEFPTRGVRAGLSATYSFGRSGETPLGWTDVQSGASTYYGFGRIMEKSGGATSRQQVFAVRANAGTTFGNYPEGTGYSVGGGSSPVAARQIRGLADGELFGTNYFTTSAEYRYDFGLNAGIAQGLYGVVFADAGSAWGTTNNPNFDLKYGIGAGVQLDLGFGGARLPSLRFDYGFSPQNGSGKFYFRLGNFW
- a CDS encoding Rqc2 family fibronectin-binding protein is translated as MEGLMLARVLRDLQPHLPARTLGWAFPDETTAALLIEGLGNLVLSYRPPQPVLFVSRERLRGDARSPFQRYLAARVRGDLSAAGQLKLDRVVALHFAGETGFVDQAPTRIVFEVTGRNANVLVLEDGEGFSGRIVMAAREITGSRNRFRTIRTGGQYSPPPPYDKLDPRTMSDTEAQALSGLPLGRWREKVDGLGPLLSAELARRAGLPFSSPPGDAWPQALAALRDVVADPTVSEGVMHGGAREAARTEKAAALRKALREPLEKRVTLLTNQLSDVTRAEEGLEAAVQDREEADLLMAYAHTIETGSHVAVLPAFDGSGERPVSLEPQLSAIQNAEKRYTRARRREEVYERLAEREPVLRAELDEARARVYQLEQAELETLEALGAQLQQERPEKSQYGARFTTPGGFEVLVGRNNKENATLTHRVGRSLDYWFHTQGYPGSHVLVRTGGRELPLPDILYAAQLAAAHSKARGSTNVAVDYTRIKYVWRPKGAPAGQVHYTDQKTVWVDGVAPEA
- the panD gene encoding aspartate 1-decarboxylase; the encoded protein is MERIMFRAKIHRATVTQADLDYVGSVTIDQDLLDAADILVNEKVDIWNITNGNRLHTYALSGPRGSGVIGINGAAAHLMRPGDMVIIAAFGNFTEEEARVLEPKVVLVDARNRLLELQPA
- a CDS encoding HD-GYP domain-containing protein; translation: MWQRSPWPSSLTLVGAGLLAAGTLTRSTPLMAGAALVMALSAPVEVPVKRLAVLAAYPAAFVLTLMWPGTDLGAMDVLGALLVSGGVGTLVVRRQQAVQDEHWQQRVVTALHQGSQHLSEARDSRGMIRAGLDTLDALKIAPHLAFVAYRGGTPMILAGRGAYRAVVDTPIHPSDAETASHSVQTDHLVAEQALALLPPEDRRHTHMAPVYGHAGVHLGILLLSRSEDLPFTPEEHNAVQAFARLLGGQLGQWQAICDLREANDQTLRALGAALEHRDDNTGGHTGRVVGLSIRLARHLGWNERQIHALRCGAYLHDLGKIAIPDHILHKAGPLNEEERRIIQTHAARGHDMLQDLQFLPAETLDLVRYHHERWDGHGYPAGLRGHQIPEVARLFSIIDVYDALTHARPYKAAWSRARAAQELRQQAGRQFDPAYVEAFLELIVERDEAQLVS
- a CDS encoding carbohydrate kinase family protein; the protein is MTWPLIVSAGEALTDLVTAGGQNWTAHPGGAGWNVARACARLGIPSAFAGAIGLDNFGDDLQASSVESGLDLRFLQRVDAPTLMAVVYSIQPPAYRFLGENSADLQFDPAALPEGWLTHARWLHLGGISLSRWPLADTLLTLMDRAASAGVRISFDPNARITHRHPDYPAVFARVARQASLIKLSDEDLRFFFPGLSEADALRDLRGMNARCPIVITRGGAGATLYHSAGRADVAAVRVTVVDTVGAGDALCAGLLVSATDRPQALWTEHLQFALRTAAAACARAGAYAPTRADLQALSP
- a CDS encoding GNAT family N-acetyltransferase, with translation MLLSPPLLTYTRGDVQAASSVLMASALDRVERGEELWPPASLTPDRLGRYYPEHGWHVAWQSDRPVGCYVLLEDDPLFWPEAPAGEALYLHKLAVHPEVQGQGLAQTLLQHAAQQAALRGRPHLRLDTATQRPRLRAVYETFGFRHVADRVVKSWAVSLYDLTVQTGSAG